One Drosophila virilis strain 15010-1051.87 chromosome 5, Dvir_AGI_RSII-ME, whole genome shotgun sequence DNA window includes the following coding sequences:
- the cg gene encoding zinc finger protein 432 isoform X5: MCAAQSNPPPFGYTWGFADNGNRAAESVLEISPNINYTVSGESMPYLLSTDGSLAVQKDVKGALSSNKGNVVRRMFVVNDSSFAPGTQRVITTGSASTVVKKQDSGQQVLSINSLDKNYLLVDQATAAAAAAAAGGGDPASAAHHHTLTNGSIVDAKTGQTVLTTSGAAAAAAKSHFSSIGALHLTQEECNEILIKRAIAAGHGHHQTHTITAGDGAHHHHHHHHHSTAPGATPSDILPGISVQVQKVIQGLEENEDSQGDAPNLKLEPGTLELSPKTELQESMHFSETDATIKKERPYSCDECGKSFLLKHHLTTHARVHTGGERPHICTHCGKSFAHKHCLNTHLLLHSTDRPYQCQECKKSFTLKHHLLTHSRVHSRERPFVCQECGRAFPLKRHLVTHSKFHAGERPYVCEECGESFAQENHLIMHSRFHGSLNPFVCADCGASFPRKFQLVNHGRIHGKIPHSCTVCGKEFLQKRTLVSHMRRVHTGEQAHPCVSCGEGFLTKAELHQHVRAAHNGVNPNTSSATIIANQQQIQQPHHHPGHPQTITVVSNPANSTLLTVSTTDANGVARPQFVCRECGSAFNSREALALHLRLHTGDKSLMTDLCALTAALPGHFLSTASLNPGTVVTANPNLVGQSPVPVQIISSTGQVMSQTTLVQAANSTHPQAVVTAVPTMPVHGQQHLQHIQQQQQQQHVVTVSPANKPKSHFCASCGKGFAAKHGLMQHNRRHPNGGCTVRTHVCECGKAFFQKNHLMLHQRQHLETKPAISQQQEADVQQQQQQQQQQQAAAAAAAAGQQSTQVEVQIMPGGHAKVIKYEICRNVLQEEQAGQQQQQQQASMHAE; this comes from the exons ATGTGCGCTGCACAGAGCAATCCGCCGCCCTTCGGCTACACTTGGGGTTTTGCAGACAACGGCAATCGTGCCGCAGAATCAGTTTTGGAGATATCGCCAAATATTAACTACACTGTCAGTGGGGAATCG ATGCCCTATCTGTTATCCACGGATGGATCATTGGCCGTACAAAAGGATGTTAAAGGTGCACTCAGCAGCAATAAGGGCAATGTCGTTCGGCGCATGTTCGTGGTGAACGATTCCTCATTTGCGCCCGGAACACAAAG AGTAATTACCACAGGCTCCGCATCGACGGTGGTCAAAAAACAGGACTCTGGTCAACAGGTGTTGAGCATAAATTCGCTCGATAAGAACT ATCTTTTGGTCGATCaggcaacagcggcagcagctgcggctgcagcaggTGGAGGTGATCCGGCGTCTGCTGCACATCATCATACATTGACAAATGGCAGCATTGTTGATGCCAAAACTGGACAAACGGTATTGACCACATCGGGTGCTGCCGCGGCCGCGGCCAAATCGCATTTTAGCTCAATTGGTGCACTGCATCTGACCCAAGAGGAATGCAATGAGATCTTAATCAAGCGCGCCATTGCAGCCGGCCACGGCCACCATCAGACGCACACAATCACCGCTGGCGACGGAgcgcaccaccaccaccaccaccaccatcaTTCGACGGCGCCAGGCGCGACACCAA GTGACATACTTCCTGGTATTTCAGTTCAAGTACAGAAAGTAATACAAGGACTCGAAGAGAACGAGGACTCGCAGGGCGACGCACCCAACTTAAAGTTGGAGCCAGGCACATTAGAATTGTCCCCAAAGACCGAACTACAGGAATCAATGCATTTCAGCGAA ACCGACGCCACCATCAAAAAGGAGCGCCCGTACAGTTGTGACGAGTGCGGCAAATCCTTTCTGCTCAAACATCATTTGACAACACACGCACGCGTGCACACAGGTG GCGAACGTCCACACATTTGCACCCATTGcggcaaaagttttgcgcaCAAACATTGTCTAAATACGCATCTACTGCTCCATTCGACGGATCGGCCATATCAGTGTCAGGAGTGCAAGAAGAGCTTTACGCTTAAGCATCATCTGTTGACGCATTCGCGTGTCCATAGTCGGGAGCGGCCATTTGTGTGCCAGGAGTGCGGACGTGCATTTCCCCTCAAGCGTCATCTGGTCACGCACAGTAAATTTCACGCCGGCGAACGTCCCTACGTCTGCGAGGAATGCGGTGAGAGTTTCGCACAGGAGAATCACCTGATTATGCACTCGCG CTTTCATGGTTCATTGAATCCATTTGTTTGTGCTGATTGCGGTGCCTCGTTTCCACGCAAATTTCAATTGGTTAATCACGGACGCATACACGGCAAGATACCACACTCCTGCACAGTTTGCGGCAAAGAATTTCTACAGAAGCGCACCCTAGTATCCCACATGAG GCGCGTACATACCGGCGAGCAGGCGCATCCCTGCGTCAGCTGCGGCGAAGGTTTCCTCACCAAGGCGGAACTGCATCAGCATGTCCGTGCGGCGCACAACGGCGTCAATCCCAATACGAGCAGTGCCACCATTATAGCCAATCAACAG cAGATACAACAGCCGCATCATCATCCAGGACATCCGCAGACGATCACCGTTGTCAGCAATCCGGCTAATTCAACGCTGCTCACCGTCTCCACAACCGATGCCAATGGCGTTGCGCGTCCACAATTCGTTTGCCG CGAATGCGGCAGCGCGTTTAACAGCCGGGAGGCGCTCGCCTTGCACTTGCGACTGCACACGGGCGACAAGAGCCTTATGACCGATCTGTGCGCTTTGACAGCAGCGCTGCCCGGTCACTTTTTGAGCACGGCGAGCCTCAATCCGGGCACTGTGGTAACGGCCAATCCAAATTTGGTGGGCCAGAGTCCGGTGCCGGTGCAAATCATATCATCCACCGGTCAGGTGATGTCGCAGACCACGCTGGTGCAGGCCGCCAATTCGACCCATCCGCAAGCGGTTGTCACAGCCGTGCCCACAATGCCCGTCCATGGGCAACAGCATCTGCAGCACatccagcaacagcagcagcaacagcatgtGGTCACCGTATCGCCGGCCAACAAGCCAAAATCGCATTTCTGCGCCAGCTGCGGCAAGGGATTCGCCGCCAAGCACGGCCTCATGCAGCACAATCGACGACATCCAAACGGCGGCTGCACGGTGCGCACCCATGTCTGCGAGTGTGGAAAGGCATTCTTCCAAAAGAACCATCTGATGCTGCATCAGCGCCAGCATTTGGAAACAAAGCCAGCCATATCGCAGCAACAG GAGGCTgacgtgcagcagcagcagcagcagcaacaacaacaacaagcggccGCTGCGGCTGCCGCCGCGGGACAACAGTCCACCCAGGTGGAGGTGCAAATAATGCCCGGTGGCCATGCCAAGGTCATCAAATACGAGATCTGTCGAAATGTGCTGCAGGAGGAGCAGgcggggcagcagcagcaacagcagcaggcgtcCATGCATGCTGAATAA
- the cg gene encoding zinc finger protein 189 isoform X6: MCAAQSNPPPFGYTWGFADNGNRAAESVLEISPNINYTVSGESMPYLLSTDGSLAVQKDVKGALSSNKGNVVRRMFVVNDSSFAPGTQRVITTGSASTVVKKQDSGQQVLSINSLDKNYLLVDQATAAAAAAAAGGGDPASAAHHHTLTNGSIVDAKTGQTVLTTSGAAAAAAKSHFSSIGALHLTQEECNEILIKRAIAAGHGHHQTHTITAGDGAHHHHHHHHHSTAPGATPSDILPGISVQVQKVIQGLEENEDSQGDAPNLKLEPGTLELSPKTELQESMHFSETDATIKKERPYSCDECGKSFLLKHHLTTHARVHTGERPHICTHCGKSFAHKHCLNTHLLLHSTDRPYQCQECKKSFTLKHHLLTHSRVHSRERPFVCQECGRAFPLKRHLVTHSKFHAGERPYVCEECGESFAQENHLIMHSRFHGSLNPFVCADCGASFPRKFQLVNHGRIHGKIPHSCTVCGKEFLQKRTLVSHMRRVHTGEQAHPCVSCGEGFLTKAELHQHVRAAHNGVNPNTSSATIIANQQIQQPHHHPGHPQTITVVSNPANSTLLTVSTTDANGVARPQFVCRECGSAFNSREALALHLRLHTGDKSLMTDLCALTAALPGHFLSTASLNPGTVVTANPNLVGQSPVPVQIISSTGQVMSQTTLVQAANSTHPQAVVTAVPTMPVHGQQHLQHIQQQQQQQHVVTVSPANKPKSHFCASCGKGFAAKHGLMQHNRRHPNGGCTVRTHVCECGKAFFQKNHLMLHQRQHLETKPAISQQQEADVQQQQQQQQQQQAAAAAAAAGQQSTQVEVQIMPGGHAKVIKYEICRNVLQEEQAGQQQQQQQASMHAE; the protein is encoded by the exons ATGTGCGCTGCACAGAGCAATCCGCCGCCCTTCGGCTACACTTGGGGTTTTGCAGACAACGGCAATCGTGCCGCAGAATCAGTTTTGGAGATATCGCCAAATATTAACTACACTGTCAGTGGGGAATCG ATGCCCTATCTGTTATCCACGGATGGATCATTGGCCGTACAAAAGGATGTTAAAGGTGCACTCAGCAGCAATAAGGGCAATGTCGTTCGGCGCATGTTCGTGGTGAACGATTCCTCATTTGCGCCCGGAACACAAAG AGTAATTACCACAGGCTCCGCATCGACGGTGGTCAAAAAACAGGACTCTGGTCAACAGGTGTTGAGCATAAATTCGCTCGATAAGAACT ATCTTTTGGTCGATCaggcaacagcggcagcagctgcggctgcagcaggTGGAGGTGATCCGGCGTCTGCTGCACATCATCATACATTGACAAATGGCAGCATTGTTGATGCCAAAACTGGACAAACGGTATTGACCACATCGGGTGCTGCCGCGGCCGCGGCCAAATCGCATTTTAGCTCAATTGGTGCACTGCATCTGACCCAAGAGGAATGCAATGAGATCTTAATCAAGCGCGCCATTGCAGCCGGCCACGGCCACCATCAGACGCACACAATCACCGCTGGCGACGGAgcgcaccaccaccaccaccaccaccatcaTTCGACGGCGCCAGGCGCGACACCAA GTGACATACTTCCTGGTATTTCAGTTCAAGTACAGAAAGTAATACAAGGACTCGAAGAGAACGAGGACTCGCAGGGCGACGCACCCAACTTAAAGTTGGAGCCAGGCACATTAGAATTGTCCCCAAAGACCGAACTACAGGAATCAATGCATTTCAGCGAA ACCGACGCCACCATCAAAAAGGAGCGCCCGTACAGTTGTGACGAGTGCGGCAAATCCTTTCTGCTCAAACATCATTTGACAACACACGCACGCGTGCACACAG GCGAACGTCCACACATTTGCACCCATTGcggcaaaagttttgcgcaCAAACATTGTCTAAATACGCATCTACTGCTCCATTCGACGGATCGGCCATATCAGTGTCAGGAGTGCAAGAAGAGCTTTACGCTTAAGCATCATCTGTTGACGCATTCGCGTGTCCATAGTCGGGAGCGGCCATTTGTGTGCCAGGAGTGCGGACGTGCATTTCCCCTCAAGCGTCATCTGGTCACGCACAGTAAATTTCACGCCGGCGAACGTCCCTACGTCTGCGAGGAATGCGGTGAGAGTTTCGCACAGGAGAATCACCTGATTATGCACTCGCG CTTTCATGGTTCATTGAATCCATTTGTTTGTGCTGATTGCGGTGCCTCGTTTCCACGCAAATTTCAATTGGTTAATCACGGACGCATACACGGCAAGATACCACACTCCTGCACAGTTTGCGGCAAAGAATTTCTACAGAAGCGCACCCTAGTATCCCACATGAG GCGCGTACATACCGGCGAGCAGGCGCATCCCTGCGTCAGCTGCGGCGAAGGTTTCCTCACCAAGGCGGAACTGCATCAGCATGTCCGTGCGGCGCACAACGGCGTCAATCCCAATACGAGCAGTGCCACCATTATAGCCAATCAACAG ATACAACAGCCGCATCATCATCCAGGACATCCGCAGACGATCACCGTTGTCAGCAATCCGGCTAATTCAACGCTGCTCACCGTCTCCACAACCGATGCCAATGGCGTTGCGCGTCCACAATTCGTTTGCCG CGAATGCGGCAGCGCGTTTAACAGCCGGGAGGCGCTCGCCTTGCACTTGCGACTGCACACGGGCGACAAGAGCCTTATGACCGATCTGTGCGCTTTGACAGCAGCGCTGCCCGGTCACTTTTTGAGCACGGCGAGCCTCAATCCGGGCACTGTGGTAACGGCCAATCCAAATTTGGTGGGCCAGAGTCCGGTGCCGGTGCAAATCATATCATCCACCGGTCAGGTGATGTCGCAGACCACGCTGGTGCAGGCCGCCAATTCGACCCATCCGCAAGCGGTTGTCACAGCCGTGCCCACAATGCCCGTCCATGGGCAACAGCATCTGCAGCACatccagcaacagcagcagcaacagcatgtGGTCACCGTATCGCCGGCCAACAAGCCAAAATCGCATTTCTGCGCCAGCTGCGGCAAGGGATTCGCCGCCAAGCACGGCCTCATGCAGCACAATCGACGACATCCAAACGGCGGCTGCACGGTGCGCACCCATGTCTGCGAGTGTGGAAAGGCATTCTTCCAAAAGAACCATCTGATGCTGCATCAGCGCCAGCATTTGGAAACAAAGCCAGCCATATCGCAGCAACAG GAGGCTgacgtgcagcagcagcagcagcagcaacaacaacaacaagcggccGCTGCGGCTGCCGCCGCGGGACAACAGTCCACCCAGGTGGAGGTGCAAATAATGCCCGGTGGCCATGCCAAGGTCATCAAATACGAGATCTGTCGAAATGTGCTGCAGGAGGAGCAGgcggggcagcagcagcaacagcagcaggcgtcCATGCATGCTGAATAA
- the cg gene encoding zinc finger protein 432 isoform X7: MCAAQSNPPPFGYTWGFADNGNRAAESVLEISPNINYTVSGESMPYLLSTDGSLAVQKDVKGALSSNKGNVVRRMFVVNDSSFAPGTQRVITTGSASTVVKKQDSGQQVLSINSLDKNYLLVDQATAAAAAAAAGGGDPASAAHHHTLTNGSIVDAKTGQTVLTTSGAAAAAAKSHFSSIGALHLTQEECNEILIKRAIAAGHGHHQTHTITAGDGAHHHHHHHHHSTAPGATPIQVQKVIQGLEENEDSQGDAPNLKLEPGTLELSPKTELQESMHFSETDATIKKERPYSCDECGKSFLLKHHLTTHARVHTGGERPHICTHCGKSFAHKHCLNTHLLLHSTDRPYQCQECKKSFTLKHHLLTHSRVHSRERPFVCQECGRAFPLKRHLVTHSKFHAGERPYVCEECGESFAQENHLIMHSRFHGSLNPFVCADCGASFPRKFQLVNHGRIHGKIPHSCTVCGKEFLQKRTLVSHMRRVHTGEQAHPCVSCGEGFLTKAELHQHVRAAHNGVNPNTSSATIIANQQQIQQPHHHPGHPQTITVVSNPANSTLLTVSTTDANGVARPQFVCRECGSAFNSREALALHLRLHTGDKSLMTDLCALTAALPGHFLSTASLNPGTVVTANPNLVGQSPVPVQIISSTGQVMSQTTLVQAANSTHPQAVVTAVPTMPVHGQQHLQHIQQQQQQQHVVTVSPANKPKSHFCASCGKGFAAKHGLMQHNRRHPNGGCTVRTHVCECGKAFFQKNHLMLHQRQHLETKPAISQQQEADVQQQQQQQQQQQAAAAAAAAGQQSTQVEVQIMPGGHAKVIKYEICRNVLQEEQAGQQQQQQQASMHAE; encoded by the exons ATGTGCGCTGCACAGAGCAATCCGCCGCCCTTCGGCTACACTTGGGGTTTTGCAGACAACGGCAATCGTGCCGCAGAATCAGTTTTGGAGATATCGCCAAATATTAACTACACTGTCAGTGGGGAATCG ATGCCCTATCTGTTATCCACGGATGGATCATTGGCCGTACAAAAGGATGTTAAAGGTGCACTCAGCAGCAATAAGGGCAATGTCGTTCGGCGCATGTTCGTGGTGAACGATTCCTCATTTGCGCCCGGAACACAAAG AGTAATTACCACAGGCTCCGCATCGACGGTGGTCAAAAAACAGGACTCTGGTCAACAGGTGTTGAGCATAAATTCGCTCGATAAGAACT ATCTTTTGGTCGATCaggcaacagcggcagcagctgcggctgcagcaggTGGAGGTGATCCGGCGTCTGCTGCACATCATCATACATTGACAAATGGCAGCATTGTTGATGCCAAAACTGGACAAACGGTATTGACCACATCGGGTGCTGCCGCGGCCGCGGCCAAATCGCATTTTAGCTCAATTGGTGCACTGCATCTGACCCAAGAGGAATGCAATGAGATCTTAATCAAGCGCGCCATTGCAGCCGGCCACGGCCACCATCAGACGCACACAATCACCGCTGGCGACGGAgcgcaccaccaccaccaccaccaccatcaTTCGACGGCGCCAGGCGCGACACCAA TTCAAGTACAGAAAGTAATACAAGGACTCGAAGAGAACGAGGACTCGCAGGGCGACGCACCCAACTTAAAGTTGGAGCCAGGCACATTAGAATTGTCCCCAAAGACCGAACTACAGGAATCAATGCATTTCAGCGAA ACCGACGCCACCATCAAAAAGGAGCGCCCGTACAGTTGTGACGAGTGCGGCAAATCCTTTCTGCTCAAACATCATTTGACAACACACGCACGCGTGCACACAGGTG GCGAACGTCCACACATTTGCACCCATTGcggcaaaagttttgcgcaCAAACATTGTCTAAATACGCATCTACTGCTCCATTCGACGGATCGGCCATATCAGTGTCAGGAGTGCAAGAAGAGCTTTACGCTTAAGCATCATCTGTTGACGCATTCGCGTGTCCATAGTCGGGAGCGGCCATTTGTGTGCCAGGAGTGCGGACGTGCATTTCCCCTCAAGCGTCATCTGGTCACGCACAGTAAATTTCACGCCGGCGAACGTCCCTACGTCTGCGAGGAATGCGGTGAGAGTTTCGCACAGGAGAATCACCTGATTATGCACTCGCG CTTTCATGGTTCATTGAATCCATTTGTTTGTGCTGATTGCGGTGCCTCGTTTCCACGCAAATTTCAATTGGTTAATCACGGACGCATACACGGCAAGATACCACACTCCTGCACAGTTTGCGGCAAAGAATTTCTACAGAAGCGCACCCTAGTATCCCACATGAG GCGCGTACATACCGGCGAGCAGGCGCATCCCTGCGTCAGCTGCGGCGAAGGTTTCCTCACCAAGGCGGAACTGCATCAGCATGTCCGTGCGGCGCACAACGGCGTCAATCCCAATACGAGCAGTGCCACCATTATAGCCAATCAACAG cAGATACAACAGCCGCATCATCATCCAGGACATCCGCAGACGATCACCGTTGTCAGCAATCCGGCTAATTCAACGCTGCTCACCGTCTCCACAACCGATGCCAATGGCGTTGCGCGTCCACAATTCGTTTGCCG CGAATGCGGCAGCGCGTTTAACAGCCGGGAGGCGCTCGCCTTGCACTTGCGACTGCACACGGGCGACAAGAGCCTTATGACCGATCTGTGCGCTTTGACAGCAGCGCTGCCCGGTCACTTTTTGAGCACGGCGAGCCTCAATCCGGGCACTGTGGTAACGGCCAATCCAAATTTGGTGGGCCAGAGTCCGGTGCCGGTGCAAATCATATCATCCACCGGTCAGGTGATGTCGCAGACCACGCTGGTGCAGGCCGCCAATTCGACCCATCCGCAAGCGGTTGTCACAGCCGTGCCCACAATGCCCGTCCATGGGCAACAGCATCTGCAGCACatccagcaacagcagcagcaacagcatgtGGTCACCGTATCGCCGGCCAACAAGCCAAAATCGCATTTCTGCGCCAGCTGCGGCAAGGGATTCGCCGCCAAGCACGGCCTCATGCAGCACAATCGACGACATCCAAACGGCGGCTGCACGGTGCGCACCCATGTCTGCGAGTGTGGAAAGGCATTCTTCCAAAAGAACCATCTGATGCTGCATCAGCGCCAGCATTTGGAAACAAAGCCAGCCATATCGCAGCAACAG GAGGCTgacgtgcagcagcagcagcagcagcaacaacaacaacaagcggccGCTGCGGCTGCCGCCGCGGGACAACAGTCCACCCAGGTGGAGGTGCAAATAATGCCCGGTGGCCATGCCAAGGTCATCAAATACGAGATCTGTCGAAATGTGCTGCAGGAGGAGCAGgcggggcagcagcagcaacagcagcaggcgtcCATGCATGCTGAATAA
- the cg gene encoding zinc finger protein 432 isoform X11, with protein sequence MCAAQSNPPPFGYTWGFADNGNRAAESVLEISPNINYTVSGESMPYLLSTDGSLAVQKDVKGALSSNKGNVVRRMFVVNDSSFAPGTQRVITTGSASTVVKKQDSGQQVLSINSLDKNSGHGHHQTHTITAGDGAHHHHHHHHHSTAPGATPSGATTLLGDILPGISVQVQKVIQGLEENEDSQGDAPNLKLEPGTLELSPKTELQESMHFSETDATIKKERPYSCDECGKSFLLKHHLTTHARVHTGGERPHICTHCGKSFAHKHCLNTHLLLHSTDRPYQCQECKKSFTLKHHLLTHSRVHSRERPFVCQECGRAFPLKRHLVTHSKFHAGERPYVCEECGESFAQENHLIMHSRFHGSLNPFVCADCGASFPRKFQLVNHGRIHGKIPHSCTVCGKEFLQKRTLVSHMRRVHTGEQAHPCVSCGEGFLTKAELHQHVRAAHNGVNPNTSSATIIANQQQIQQPHHHPGHPQTITVVSNPANSTLLTVSTTDANGVARPQFVCRECGSAFNSREALALHLRLHTGDKSLMTDLCALTAALPGHFLSTASLNPGTVVTANPNLVGQSPVPVQIISSTGQVMSQTTLVQAANSTHPQAVVTAVPTMPVHGQQHLQHIQQQQQQQHVVTVSPANKPKSHFCASCGKGFAAKHGLMQHNRRHPNGGCTVRTHVCECGKAFFQKNHLMLHQRQHLETKPAISQQQEADVQQQQQQQQQQQAAAAAAAAGQQSTQVEVQIMPGGHAKVIKYEICRNVLQEEQAGQQQQQQQASMHAE encoded by the exons ATGTGCGCTGCACAGAGCAATCCGCCGCCCTTCGGCTACACTTGGGGTTTTGCAGACAACGGCAATCGTGCCGCAGAATCAGTTTTGGAGATATCGCCAAATATTAACTACACTGTCAGTGGGGAATCG ATGCCCTATCTGTTATCCACGGATGGATCATTGGCCGTACAAAAGGATGTTAAAGGTGCACTCAGCAGCAATAAGGGCAATGTCGTTCGGCGCATGTTCGTGGTGAACGATTCCTCATTTGCGCCCGGAACACAAAG AGTAATTACCACAGGCTCCGCATCGACGGTGGTCAAAAAACAGGACTCTGGTCAACAGGTGTTGAGCATAAATTCGCTCGATAAGAACT CCGGCCACGGCCACCATCAGACGCACACAATCACCGCTGGCGACGGAgcgcaccaccaccaccaccaccaccatcaTTCGACGGCGCCAGGCGCGACACCAA GCGGTGCAACAACACTCTTAGGTGACATACTTCCTGGTATTTCAGTTCAAGTACAGAAAGTAATACAAGGACTCGAAGAGAACGAGGACTCGCAGGGCGACGCACCCAACTTAAAGTTGGAGCCAGGCACATTAGAATTGTCCCCAAAGACCGAACTACAGGAATCAATGCATTTCAGCGAA ACCGACGCCACCATCAAAAAGGAGCGCCCGTACAGTTGTGACGAGTGCGGCAAATCCTTTCTGCTCAAACATCATTTGACAACACACGCACGCGTGCACACAGGTG GCGAACGTCCACACATTTGCACCCATTGcggcaaaagttttgcgcaCAAACATTGTCTAAATACGCATCTACTGCTCCATTCGACGGATCGGCCATATCAGTGTCAGGAGTGCAAGAAGAGCTTTACGCTTAAGCATCATCTGTTGACGCATTCGCGTGTCCATAGTCGGGAGCGGCCATTTGTGTGCCAGGAGTGCGGACGTGCATTTCCCCTCAAGCGTCATCTGGTCACGCACAGTAAATTTCACGCCGGCGAACGTCCCTACGTCTGCGAGGAATGCGGTGAGAGTTTCGCACAGGAGAATCACCTGATTATGCACTCGCG CTTTCATGGTTCATTGAATCCATTTGTTTGTGCTGATTGCGGTGCCTCGTTTCCACGCAAATTTCAATTGGTTAATCACGGACGCATACACGGCAAGATACCACACTCCTGCACAGTTTGCGGCAAAGAATTTCTACAGAAGCGCACCCTAGTATCCCACATGAG GCGCGTACATACCGGCGAGCAGGCGCATCCCTGCGTCAGCTGCGGCGAAGGTTTCCTCACCAAGGCGGAACTGCATCAGCATGTCCGTGCGGCGCACAACGGCGTCAATCCCAATACGAGCAGTGCCACCATTATAGCCAATCAACAG cAGATACAACAGCCGCATCATCATCCAGGACATCCGCAGACGATCACCGTTGTCAGCAATCCGGCTAATTCAACGCTGCTCACCGTCTCCACAACCGATGCCAATGGCGTTGCGCGTCCACAATTCGTTTGCCG CGAATGCGGCAGCGCGTTTAACAGCCGGGAGGCGCTCGCCTTGCACTTGCGACTGCACACGGGCGACAAGAGCCTTATGACCGATCTGTGCGCTTTGACAGCAGCGCTGCCCGGTCACTTTTTGAGCACGGCGAGCCTCAATCCGGGCACTGTGGTAACGGCCAATCCAAATTTGGTGGGCCAGAGTCCGGTGCCGGTGCAAATCATATCATCCACCGGTCAGGTGATGTCGCAGACCACGCTGGTGCAGGCCGCCAATTCGACCCATCCGCAAGCGGTTGTCACAGCCGTGCCCACAATGCCCGTCCATGGGCAACAGCATCTGCAGCACatccagcaacagcagcagcaacagcatgtGGTCACCGTATCGCCGGCCAACAAGCCAAAATCGCATTTCTGCGCCAGCTGCGGCAAGGGATTCGCCGCCAAGCACGGCCTCATGCAGCACAATCGACGACATCCAAACGGCGGCTGCACGGTGCGCACCCATGTCTGCGAGTGTGGAAAGGCATTCTTCCAAAAGAACCATCTGATGCTGCATCAGCGCCAGCATTTGGAAACAAAGCCAGCCATATCGCAGCAACAG GAGGCTgacgtgcagcagcagcagcagcagcaacaacaacaacaagcggccGCTGCGGCTGCCGCCGCGGGACAACAGTCCACCCAGGTGGAGGTGCAAATAATGCCCGGTGGCCATGCCAAGGTCATCAAATACGAGATCTGTCGAAATGTGCTGCAGGAGGAGCAGgcggggcagcagcagcaacagcagcaggcgtcCATGCATGCTGAATAA